In Dasypus novemcinctus isolate mDasNov1 chromosome 10, mDasNov1.1.hap2, whole genome shotgun sequence, one DNA window encodes the following:
- the LOC101433461 gene encoding olfactory receptor 51F2-like, giving the protein MPTFQNTTSSSTIFLLTGVPGLEAFHTWISIPFCFLYITALSGNSLILFAIVNQPSLHEPMYYFLSMLSTTDLGLSLSTLATMLGIFWFNAREISFNAYLSQMFFIKLFTVMESSVLLAMAFDRFVAISNPLRYATILTDSRIAHIGVAIVIRGTVMLTPMVALLKRLSFCRSHVLHHSYCFHPDVMKLSCTDTRINSAVGLTAMISTVGVDSIFILLSYVLIVKTVLCIASPEERKKAFNTCISHIGAVAIFYIPLISLSFVHRFGKRAPAYVHTLIANTYLLIPPVMNPIIYSVKTKQIRRAMIKILQVKET; this is encoded by the coding sequence ATGCCAACTTTCCAGAATACCACATCCTCTTCGACCATTTTCTTGCTAACTGGTGTTCCTGGGCTGGAAGCCTTCCACACTTGGATCTCCATTCCCTTCTGCTTTCTCTACATAACTGCCCTCTCAGGAAACAGCCTGATTCTCTTTGCCATTGTCAATCAGCCCAGCCTTCACGAACCCATGTATTATTTTCTCTCCATGCTCTCCACCACTGACCTCGGCTTGTCCTTATCCACGCTGGCCACCATGTTGGGTATATTCTGGTTCAATGCCAGGGAGATCAGCTTTAATGCTTACTTGTCTCAGATGTTCTTTATCAAACTCTTCACCGTCATGGAATCATCAGTGCTGCTGGCTATGGCCTTTGATCGTTTTGTGGCCATTTCTAATCCTCTTAGATATGCCACCATCTTAACTGACTCCAGAATAGCCCACATTGGGGTGGCAATCGTCATCAGGGGGACAGTAATGCTGACACCAATGGTCGCACTTCTTAAACGATTGTCCTTCTGCCGCAGCCACGTGCTCCACCACTCCTACTGCTTTCATCCTGATGTGATGAAGCTCTCCTGCACAGATACCAGGATCAATAGTGCAGTTGGGTTGACTGCCATGATCTCTACTGTTGGTGTGGACTCTATCTTCATCCTTCTTTCTTATGTTTTGATCGTTAAGACTGTCCTCTGCATTGCATCTCCAGAGGAGAGGAAGAAAGCCTTCAACACATGTATTTCTCATATTGGGGCTGTGGCTATATTCTATATTCCACTGATCAGTCTGTCCTTTGTCCACAGATTTGGGAAACGAGCCCCAGCTTATGTCCATACTCTGATTGCTAACACCTACCTATTGATCCCTCCTGTAATGAATCCCATCATCTATAGTGTGAAGACCAAGCAGATACGTAGAGCTATGATAAAAATTCTCCAAGTCAAAGAGACGTAG